The following proteins come from a genomic window of Frankia casuarinae:
- a CDS encoding CTP synthase, whose protein sequence is MGQAHITKHIFVTGGVASSLGKGLTASSLGRLLKARGLRVTMQKLDPYLNVDPGTMNPFQHGEVFVTDDGAETDLDIGHYERFLDVSLDGSANVTTGQVYSAVIARERRGGYLGQTVQVVPHITDEIKDRIRRLADDSVDVVITEVGGTVGDIESLPYLEAIRQVRHEVGRDNALTVHVSLVPYLAPSGELKTKPTQHSVAALRSIGLQPDAVVCRSDRPLPDSLKKKIAMMCDVDDEAVVGAPDASSIYDIPRVLHREGLDAYVVRRLGLSFRDVDWTEWDTLLRRVHHPANTATIAIVGKYVDLPDAYLSVTEALRAGAFATDTRVDLRWVTSDECSSPDATATLLDGIDGVIVPGGFGVRGIEGKLTALRHARENGIPTLGICLGLQCMVIEAARSLAGLEAANSTEFVPETPHPVISTMADQHEVVAGTRDMGGTMRLGLYSCVLAPGTLAQREYGAAEVAERHRHRYEVNNDYRHRLAAAGLVFSGTSPDGRLVEVVELPADVHPYYVGTQAHPEFRSRPTRAHPLFRGLVAAAVAHADRRRGMLPVDLPSEDAPTPENGVPENGAAQTRGVTAGRSGGSIRRGASASRPSVSSNGTAALVSP, encoded by the coding sequence GTGGGTCAGGCGCATATCACCAAACACATCTTCGTCACCGGCGGGGTTGCGTCCAGTCTCGGCAAGGGACTGACCGCGTCGAGCCTTGGTCGACTACTCAAGGCTCGTGGACTTCGTGTCACGATGCAGAAGCTCGACCCCTACCTCAACGTGGACCCGGGAACGATGAACCCGTTTCAGCACGGTGAGGTGTTCGTGACCGACGACGGGGCCGAGACCGACCTCGACATCGGCCACTACGAGCGGTTCCTCGACGTCAGCCTCGACGGCAGCGCCAACGTGACGACGGGTCAGGTCTACTCGGCCGTCATCGCCAGGGAACGCCGCGGCGGCTATCTGGGCCAGACCGTCCAGGTCGTCCCGCACATCACCGACGAAATCAAGGACCGGATCCGGCGGCTGGCCGATGACTCCGTCGACGTGGTGATCACTGAGGTCGGCGGGACCGTCGGGGACATCGAATCGCTGCCCTACCTGGAGGCGATCCGTCAGGTACGCCACGAGGTCGGTCGGGACAACGCCCTGACGGTGCACGTGAGCCTGGTCCCCTACCTCGCCCCCTCCGGAGAGTTGAAGACCAAGCCGACCCAGCATTCGGTCGCGGCGTTGCGCAGCATCGGCCTGCAGCCCGACGCCGTGGTCTGCCGGTCCGACCGGCCGCTGCCCGATTCGCTCAAGAAGAAGATCGCGATGATGTGCGACGTCGATGACGAGGCCGTCGTCGGGGCGCCGGACGCGAGTTCCATCTACGACATCCCCCGGGTGCTGCACCGCGAGGGCCTCGACGCCTACGTGGTGCGTCGGCTCGGGCTGTCCTTCCGCGACGTCGACTGGACGGAGTGGGACACGTTGCTGCGGCGGGTGCACCACCCGGCCAACACGGCGACGATCGCGATCGTCGGCAAGTACGTGGATCTCCCCGACGCCTACCTCTCGGTGACCGAGGCCCTGCGCGCCGGCGCCTTCGCCACCGACACCCGGGTGGACCTGCGGTGGGTCACCTCGGACGAGTGCTCTTCCCCGGATGCGACGGCCACCCTGCTCGACGGGATCGACGGGGTCATCGTTCCCGGTGGTTTCGGGGTGCGGGGCATCGAGGGCAAGCTCACCGCGCTGCGGCACGCCCGCGAGAACGGCATTCCGACCCTCGGTATCTGCCTCGGCCTGCAGTGCATGGTCATCGAGGCGGCCCGCAGTCTCGCCGGCCTGGAGGCGGCGAACTCCACCGAGTTCGTCCCCGAGACCCCCCACCCGGTGATCTCCACGATGGCCGACCAGCACGAGGTGGTGGCCGGCACCCGGGACATGGGCGGCACGATGAGACTGGGCCTGTACTCGTGCGTGCTGGCGCCCGGCACGCTCGCCCAGCGTGAATACGGCGCCGCCGAGGTCGCCGAGCGCCACCGGCACCGGTACGAGGTGAACAACGACTATCGGCACCGGCTGGCCGCCGCCGGGCTGGTCTTCTCCGGGACGTCACCGGACGGCCGCCTGGTCGAGGTGGTCGAACTGCCCGCCGATGTGCATCCGTACTACGTCGGCACCCAGGCACATCCGGAGTTCCGGTCCCGGCCGACCCGGGCCCATCCGTTGTTCCGGGGTCTCGTCGCCGCGGCGGTCGCGCATGCGGACCGCCGCCGCGGGATGCTGCCGGTGGACCTGCCGAGCGAGGACGCCCCCACCCCGGAGAACGGCGTCCCGGAGAACGGCGCCGCGCAGACCCGCGGCGTCACGGCTGGTCGATCCGGCGGGAGTATCCGCCGGGGCGCGAGCGCGTCCCGGCCGAGCGTCAGCTCCAACGGCACCGCCGCGCTGGTGTCCCCGTGA
- a CDS encoding NAD kinase — translation MTREILVVTHPRRSVVRESAHRVIEGLAAAGVSPRVLRDEAEMLDLTAANSVPHDADAAVGVELVLVLGGDGSLLRGAELARTADAPLLGVNLGHVGFLAEAEPDALESTIEHVVRKDYTVEERMTVDVTVRRRGEVTYTGWALNEMSLEKAERARMLECVLEIDGRPLSRWGCDGVICSTPTGSTAYAFSVGGPVMWPGVEALLVAPISAHALFARPLVLAPTSAVAVEILPPVPAVLYCDGRRSVEVPPESRVEVVRGRRPVRLAVVHPLPFTDRLVAKFGLPVEGWRGRNQRASPA, via the coding sequence ATGACGCGGGAGATCCTCGTCGTCACCCATCCCCGCCGCTCGGTGGTCCGGGAGAGCGCCCATCGGGTCATCGAGGGCCTGGCCGCCGCCGGGGTGTCGCCGCGGGTGCTGCGGGACGAGGCGGAGATGCTCGACCTGACCGCCGCCAACAGCGTGCCGCACGACGCCGACGCGGCCGTCGGGGTGGAACTGGTGCTGGTCCTCGGCGGCGACGGCAGCCTGCTGCGCGGCGCGGAGCTGGCCCGCACCGCTGACGCCCCGCTGCTGGGCGTGAACCTCGGGCATGTCGGGTTCCTCGCCGAGGCCGAACCCGACGCGCTGGAATCCACCATCGAGCACGTCGTCCGCAAGGACTACACGGTCGAGGAACGCATGACGGTAGACGTCACGGTCCGGCGGCGTGGCGAGGTCACCTATACCGGCTGGGCGCTCAACGAGATGTCCCTGGAGAAGGCCGAGCGCGCTCGGATGCTGGAATGCGTGTTGGAGATTGACGGGCGTCCGCTGTCCCGGTGGGGCTGCGACGGGGTGATCTGTTCGACGCCCACCGGATCCACCGCCTACGCCTTCTCGGTCGGTGGTCCGGTGATGTGGCCGGGCGTCGAGGCCCTGCTGGTCGCCCCGATCAGCGCGCACGCGCTGTTCGCCCGGCCGCTCGTGCTGGCGCCGACCTCCGCGGTCGCCGTGGAGATCCTGCCGCCGGTGCCCGCGGTCCTCTACTGTGACGGCCGGCGGTCCGTCGAGGTGCCCCCCGAGTCGCGGGTCGAGGTGGTCCGCGGCCGCCGACCGGTGCGGCTCGCCGTGGTGCACCCGCTGCCGTTCACTGATCGTCTTGTTGCCAAGTTCGGCCTTCCGGTGGAAGGTTGGCGGGGACGCAACCAGCGTGCCTCCCCCGCGTAG
- a CDS encoding alkyl sulfatase C-terminal domain-containing protein: MADRSQCEAALHALAARLDGLSADGRPPRAPDRVIVCRIPDLGAVFSGELRDGCLRHIGEGSRDDAQITLTLESDDLVAVAEGRLPAMTAWASGRLKVDASVWDLLRVRSLL; the protein is encoded by the coding sequence ATGGCCGACAGGTCGCAGTGCGAGGCCGCGCTCCATGCTCTCGCCGCCCGCCTGGATGGGCTCTCCGCCGACGGCCGTCCCCCGCGCGCCCCGGATCGCGTCATCGTCTGTCGTATCCCCGATCTCGGCGCTGTCTTCTCCGGGGAGCTGCGCGACGGCTGCCTGCGGCACATTGGCGAAGGCAGCCGCGACGACGCCCAGATCACCCTGACGCTGGAGAGCGACGACCTGGTGGCGGTCGCCGAGGGAAGGCTTCCCGCGATGACCGCCTGGGCCAGTGGGCGGCTGAAGGTGGACGCGAGCGTGTGGGATCTGCTGCGGGTCCGCTCGCTGCTGTGA
- a CDS encoding NUDIX domain-containing protein — MTATPHRYEVTESTLAYQGRVISVRRDQVRMPDGDISQRDVVVHPGAVGVVALDEADRVVMVHQYRHPVGGPLWELPAGILDVPGEPASSAAARELAEEAGLRADRYDLLVDVWASPGMTDEAYRLFLARGLHEIPAAERYVPVHEEAEMGLARIDFTDAVERVLRGEITNAMAVIGLLATARARAENYAGLRPPDAPWPARPAHRG, encoded by the coding sequence GTGACGGCGACCCCGCACCGGTACGAGGTCACCGAGAGCACCCTGGCCTACCAGGGGAGGGTCATCTCCGTCCGCCGCGATCAGGTGCGGATGCCGGATGGCGACATCTCGCAGCGTGATGTGGTGGTGCATCCCGGCGCCGTGGGGGTGGTCGCCCTCGACGAGGCCGATCGGGTGGTGATGGTCCATCAGTACCGTCATCCCGTCGGTGGTCCGCTGTGGGAGCTGCCCGCCGGCATTCTCGACGTGCCGGGCGAGCCGGCGTCCTCGGCCGCCGCGCGGGAGCTGGCCGAGGAGGCCGGGCTGCGCGCCGACCGCTACGATCTGCTGGTTGACGTGTGGGCCTCGCCAGGGATGACCGACGAGGCCTACCGCCTCTTCCTGGCCCGCGGGCTGCACGAGATCCCGGCCGCCGAGCGGTACGTGCCGGTGCACGAGGAGGCCGAGATGGGTCTCGCCCGCATCGACTTCACCGACGCCGTCGAACGGGTCCTGCGCGGTGAGATCACCAACGCGATGGCGGTCATCGGGCTGCTGGCCACGGCCCGGGCACGCGCCGAGAACTACGCCGGTCTGCGCCCACCCGACGCACCCTGGCCCGCTCGTCCCGCCCACCGCGGCTGA
- the recN gene encoding DNA repair protein RecN: MLEEIRIRGLGVIDDAALDLAPGLTVVSGETGAGKTMIVQGLGLLTGGRADYGLVRPGVDRAFVEGRLVIGAESAVAARVREVGGDLDEDPGGAVLVVGRTLTAEGRSRAQVAGRSVPASVLAEIAEELIAVHGQSEAQRLLKPSTQRDALDRFAGSAVAGPLARYGGVYRELTRVSRQLAEITDRVREREQEAELLRIGLDEVERIAPSPGEDVTLDAELTKLEHAETLVRAARTAHAALMSDPATGSDEPGAVDLVAAAQRVIAGESALDAELAALGTRLTEVGMLLTDVAADLASYAEGIDADPVRLADAQARKAALTSLTRAHGTGIDGVLAWADQAGRRLLELDGAGDSVEALTARRDSLTAELARLAEEVSEARTKAAARFGAAVAAELAGLAMPRARVEAAVSQRDDPAGLPVGLRVVAFGPFGVDDVELRLIPHPGAPPRPVQKGASGGELSRVMLAIEVVLAAADTGSTMVFDEVDAGVGGRAAVEIGRRLARLARTHQVICITHLPQVAAFADRHLVVHKADDGSVTRSGIVTLDDAGRVRELSRMLAGQEESPLARGHAEELLAAAEADKALP; this comes from the coding sequence GTGCTCGAGGAGATTCGCATCCGCGGCCTCGGGGTCATCGACGATGCCGCCCTCGACCTCGCTCCCGGCCTCACCGTGGTGAGTGGCGAGACCGGAGCCGGCAAGACCATGATTGTCCAGGGGCTGGGACTGCTCACCGGCGGGCGGGCGGATTACGGTCTGGTCCGGCCCGGGGTCGATCGCGCCTTTGTCGAGGGTCGGCTCGTCATCGGTGCCGAGTCGGCTGTCGCGGCCCGGGTCCGCGAAGTCGGCGGCGACCTCGACGAGGATCCGGGGGGCGCCGTCCTCGTCGTCGGTCGGACCCTGACCGCGGAGGGCCGGTCCCGGGCGCAGGTCGCGGGCCGCTCGGTTCCGGCGAGTGTCCTCGCCGAGATCGCCGAGGAGCTGATCGCCGTGCACGGCCAGTCCGAGGCGCAGCGCCTGCTCAAGCCGTCCACCCAGCGTGACGCGTTGGACCGGTTCGCCGGTTCCGCCGTCGCCGGGCCGTTGGCCCGCTACGGCGGTGTGTACCGGGAGCTGACCCGGGTCAGTCGGCAGCTCGCCGAGATCACCGACCGGGTGCGTGAACGCGAGCAGGAGGCGGAGCTGCTGCGCATCGGCCTGGACGAGGTGGAACGGATCGCCCCCAGCCCCGGTGAGGACGTCACCCTCGACGCCGAGCTGACCAAGCTGGAGCACGCGGAGACCCTGGTGCGGGCGGCGCGGACCGCGCACGCCGCGCTGATGAGCGATCCGGCCACCGGGTCGGACGAGCCCGGTGCGGTCGATCTGGTGGCCGCGGCCCAGCGGGTCATCGCCGGCGAGTCCGCCCTTGACGCCGAGCTCGCTGCCCTCGGCACGCGGCTCACGGAGGTGGGGATGCTGCTCACCGACGTCGCCGCGGACCTCGCCTCCTACGCGGAGGGCATCGATGCCGACCCGGTGCGCCTCGCCGACGCCCAGGCGCGCAAGGCCGCCCTCACCAGCCTGACCCGGGCGCACGGCACCGGCATTGACGGCGTGCTGGCCTGGGCGGACCAGGCCGGGCGCCGGTTGCTGGAACTCGACGGCGCCGGGGACAGCGTCGAGGCGCTCACCGCCCGGCGGGACAGCCTGACCGCCGAGCTGGCCCGGCTCGCCGAGGAGGTCAGCGAGGCCCGGACCAAGGCGGCGGCCCGGTTCGGTGCGGCGGTCGCCGCCGAGCTCGCCGGGCTCGCGATGCCCCGGGCCCGGGTGGAGGCCGCCGTGTCGCAGCGCGACGATCCAGCCGGTCTGCCGGTCGGCCTGCGGGTCGTCGCGTTCGGACCGTTCGGCGTCGACGACGTGGAGCTGCGGCTGATACCGCATCCCGGGGCGCCGCCGCGGCCGGTCCAGAAAGGCGCGTCGGGCGGTGAGCTGTCCCGGGTCATGCTCGCGATCGAGGTCGTCCTCGCCGCCGCCGACACCGGTTCGACCATGGTCTTCGACGAAGTGGACGCCGGGGTCGGCGGCCGGGCCGCGGTGGAGATCGGCCGGCGCCTCGCCCGCCTCGCCCGCACCCATCAGGTGATCTGTATCACTCATCTGCCGCAGGTCGCCGCCTTCGCGGACCGTCATCTGGTGGTCCACAAGGCCGACGACGGATCGGTCACCCGTAGCGGGATCGTCACGCTCGACGACGCCGGCCGGGTGCGGGAGCTCTCCCGGATGCTCGCCGGCCAGGAGGAGAGCCCGCTGGCCCGTGGGCACGCCGAGGAGCTGCTCGCCGCCGCGGAGGCCGACAAGGCGCTGCCGTAG
- a CDS encoding TlyA family RNA methyltransferase has translation MSRRTRLDSELVRRGLARSREQAVAAITAGRVLVGGIPATKAATVVDGSTSIAVTKGDDPGYASRGAHKLLGAFEAFGVPAPGPEPGPGAEIPRSTGPTLVVAGRRCLDVGASTGGFTDVLLRYGAGTVVAVDVGYGQLLWRLRCDPRVRVLDRTNARNLTPAEIGDRVDLVVGDLSFISLALVLPALRACAVPDADFVLLVKPQFEVGRERLGPGGVVRDTALHAEAVHDVAASAAMLDLGVRGVTASPLPGPAGNVEYLLWLAAGAPPLDADVLAGAIAAGPAGPGRRA, from the coding sequence ATGTCCCGCCGGACACGTCTGGACAGCGAACTTGTCCGTCGTGGTCTCGCCCGGTCCCGGGAGCAGGCCGTTGCGGCGATCACCGCGGGTCGGGTGCTGGTCGGCGGCATTCCTGCCACGAAGGCTGCCACGGTGGTCGACGGATCCACCTCCATCGCGGTGACGAAGGGGGACGATCCCGGCTACGCCTCCCGCGGCGCGCACAAACTTCTGGGTGCCTTCGAGGCCTTCGGGGTCCCCGCACCGGGGCCGGAACCGGGGCCGGGTGCCGAAATCCCGCGTTCGACCGGCCCCACGCTGGTCGTGGCCGGTCGTCGGTGCCTGGACGTCGGTGCCTCCACCGGCGGCTTCACCGACGTGCTGCTGCGGTACGGGGCGGGGACCGTCGTGGCCGTGGACGTCGGCTACGGGCAGTTGCTGTGGCGGCTGCGCTGCGACCCCCGGGTCCGCGTGCTCGACCGTACCAACGCCCGGAACCTGACGCCCGCCGAGATCGGTGACCGCGTCGACCTGGTCGTCGGGGACCTGTCGTTCATCTCGCTGGCCCTGGTGCTGCCCGCGCTGCGCGCCTGCGCGGTCCCGGATGCCGATTTCGTGCTGCTGGTGAAGCCCCAGTTCGAGGTCGGCCGGGAGCGGCTCGGGCCCGGCGGGGTGGTGCGTGACACCGCATTGCACGCCGAGGCGGTCCACGACGTGGCGGCGTCCGCGGCCATGCTGGATCTCGGCGTGCGTGGCGTCACGGCGAGTCCGCTGCCCGGCCCGGCGGGCAACGTCGAGTACCTGCTGTGGCTGGCCGCCGGGGCCCCACCGCTCGACGCGGACGTCCTGGCCGGGGCGATCGCCGCCGGCCCCGCGGGACCGGGGCGCCGGGCATGA